From the genome of Mycobacterium dioxanotrophicus, one region includes:
- a CDS encoding acyl-ACP desaturase codes for MAQKPVPNALTLELEPVVSAELRRHIDSEDLWYAHDYVPFDQGENFAFLGGRDWDPSQVTLPKKVTDALEILLITKDNLAGYHRELVEHFILEEKWGRFLGRWTAEEHLHAVALRNYLVVTREVDPAANEDVRVEHVMKGYRADRFSQIETLVFMAFFERAHAVYCRNLQAQVAEPVLASLMGRIASDEERHEEFFANLVSFLLEQHRDETVAAIAARAAELDVIGADIDAYGDKVALVAEAGIFDKAALRTVIADRITAWGLAGEAQLQQFINT; via the coding sequence ATGGCACAGAAACCTGTCCCTAATGCGCTGACCCTCGAGCTGGAGCCGGTGGTGAGCGCCGAGCTGCGTCGTCACATCGATTCCGAGGATCTCTGGTACGCCCACGATTACGTGCCGTTCGACCAGGGCGAGAACTTCGCATTCCTAGGCGGACGGGACTGGGATCCCTCTCAGGTGACCCTGCCCAAGAAGGTCACCGACGCCTTGGAGATCCTGCTGATCACCAAGGACAACCTCGCCGGATACCACCGCGAGCTGGTCGAACACTTCATCCTGGAGGAGAAGTGGGGCCGGTTCCTCGGCCGCTGGACCGCCGAGGAGCATCTGCACGCGGTCGCGCTGCGCAACTACCTGGTCGTCACGCGTGAGGTCGATCCGGCCGCCAACGAGGACGTCCGCGTCGAGCATGTGATGAAGGGCTACCGGGCCGACCGCTTCAGCCAGATCGAGACCCTGGTGTTCATGGCGTTCTTCGAGCGCGCCCACGCGGTCTACTGCCGCAACCTGCAGGCGCAGGTGGCCGAGCCGGTGCTCGCATCGTTGATGGGCCGGATCGCCAGTGATGAGGAGCGCCACGAGGAGTTCTTCGCGAACCTGGTCTCGTTCCTGCTCGAGCAGCACCGCGACGAGACCGTCGCCGCGATCGCCGCCCGTGCGGCCGAACTCGACGTGATCGGCGCGGACATCGACGCCTACGGCGACAAGGTGGCGCTGGTGGCCGAGGCGGGCATCTTCGACAAGGCCGCACTGCGCACGGTGATCGCCGATCGCATCACCGCATGGGGTCTGGCCGGTGAGGCCCAGCTCCAGCAGTTCATCAACACTTAA
- a CDS encoding PhoH family protein, which yields MTDSPVRTYVLDTSVLLSDPWACSRFAEHEVVVPLVVISELEAKRHHHELGWFARQALRMFDDLRLEHGRLDQPIPVGTQGGTLHVELNHSDPTVLPQGFRTDSNDSRILTCAANLAAEGKRVTLVSKDIPLRVKAGAVGLAADEYHAQDVVVSGWTGMTELDVAAEDIDAMFADGEIDLADARDLPCHTGIRLLGGNSHALGRVNADKRVQLVRGDREVFGLRGRSAEQRVALDLLLDESVGIVSLGGKAGTGKSALALCAGLEAVLERRTQRKVVVFRPLYAVGGQDLGYLPGSESEKMGPWAQAVFDTLEGLASPAVLEEVLSRGMLEVLPLTHIRGRSLHDSFVIVDEAQSLERNVLLTVLSRLGAGSRVVLTHDVAQRDNLRVGRHDGVAAVIEKLKGHPLFAHITLQRSERSPIAALVTEMLEEYSPAALP from the coding sequence GTGACTGATTCGCCTGTCCGTACCTATGTGCTCGACACCTCCGTGTTGCTGTCCGATCCTTGGGCGTGCAGCCGGTTTGCTGAGCACGAAGTGGTGGTTCCGCTGGTTGTCATCAGCGAACTAGAAGCCAAACGGCATCACCACGAGCTGGGCTGGTTCGCCCGGCAGGCACTGCGGATGTTCGACGATCTGCGTCTCGAGCACGGACGGCTGGATCAGCCGATTCCGGTTGGGACACAGGGCGGGACGCTGCACGTCGAGCTGAACCACAGCGACCCGACCGTGCTGCCGCAGGGCTTCCGTACCGACAGCAACGATTCCCGCATCCTGACCTGTGCGGCCAACCTGGCCGCGGAGGGCAAGCGAGTCACGTTGGTGAGCAAGGACATTCCGCTCCGGGTCAAGGCCGGCGCAGTGGGCTTGGCCGCCGACGAGTACCACGCCCAGGATGTCGTGGTCTCGGGTTGGACCGGGATGACCGAGCTGGATGTTGCCGCCGAGGACATCGACGCGATGTTCGCCGACGGTGAGATCGACTTGGCCGATGCCCGGGATCTTCCGTGCCACACCGGGATTCGTCTGCTCGGCGGAAACTCGCACGCACTCGGGCGGGTCAACGCCGACAAGCGCGTGCAGCTGGTCCGCGGTGATCGTGAAGTGTTCGGCCTCCGGGGAAGGTCAGCCGAACAACGCGTCGCACTGGATCTGCTGCTCGACGAGTCGGTCGGCATCGTCTCGCTGGGCGGCAAGGCAGGCACCGGCAAGTCGGCGCTGGCGCTGTGCGCGGGCCTGGAGGCGGTGCTGGAGCGCCGCACCCAACGCAAGGTCGTGGTGTTCCGTCCGCTGTATGCGGTTGGTGGTCAGGATCTCGGCTACCTGCCCGGCAGTGAGAGCGAGAAGATGGGCCCGTGGGCGCAGGCCGTCTTCGACACCCTGGAAGGCTTGGCCAGCCCGGCGGTGCTCGAAGAGGTGCTGTCGCGCGGCATGCTCGAAGTGTTGCCGCTGACCCACATCCGCGGCCGCTCGCTGCACGATTCGTTCGTCATCGTCGACGAGGCGCAGTCGCTGGAGCGCAACGTGCTGCTGACGGTGCTGTCGCGGCTGGGCGCCGGCTCGCGCGTGGTGCTCACCCACGATGTCGCACAGCGGGACAACCTGCGGGTGGGCCGTCATGACGGCGTCGCGGCGGTCATCGAAAAGCTCAAGGGCCATCCACTGTTCGCCCACATCACGCTGCAGCGCAGTGAACGCTCGCCGATCGCCGCGCTGGTCACCGAGATGCTGGAGGAGTACAGCCCCGCTGCTCTTCCCTGA
- a CDS encoding polysaccharide deacetylase family protein encodes MVRLPNSQAWRWTVIGIFVAVVVLVAGAVTGHIRRASADDVNCAVEKCVALTFDDGPSPYTDRLLKILQDNDAKATFFEIGNKVAANPQGAKRVVEAGMELGQHTWEHPNMTTIPPEDIPSQLSKASDAIEQATGQRPKLLRTAGGLINDQVLAEAKKQGLADINWDVIPFDWANDSNTAATRYMLMTQIKPGSVVLFHDTYSSTVDLVQQFIPVLKANDYHLVTVSHLLGPREPGTSYGSRENGPPVNGLQDIPPANIPTLPPTPSPPPMPNFPITDIPGANSGGVNNGA; translated from the coding sequence GTGGTGAGACTCCCCAACAGCCAGGCGTGGCGGTGGACGGTGATCGGCATTTTCGTCGCCGTCGTGGTCCTCGTGGCTGGTGCGGTCACCGGGCACATCCGCCGCGCGTCGGCCGATGACGTCAACTGCGCAGTGGAGAAGTGCGTCGCCCTGACCTTCGACGACGGCCCCAGCCCGTACACCGACCGGCTGCTGAAAATCCTGCAGGACAACGACGCCAAGGCGACGTTCTTCGAGATCGGCAACAAGGTCGCCGCCAACCCGCAGGGGGCCAAGCGGGTGGTCGAGGCGGGCATGGAGCTCGGCCAGCACACCTGGGAACACCCCAACATGACGACCATTCCGCCCGAGGACATCCCGTCGCAGCTGTCCAAGGCCAGCGACGCCATCGAGCAGGCGACCGGTCAGCGGCCGAAACTGTTGCGCACGGCCGGTGGGCTGATCAACGACCAGGTGCTGGCGGAGGCCAAGAAGCAGGGCCTCGCCGACATCAACTGGGACGTCATCCCGTTCGACTGGGCCAACGACTCGAACACCGCGGCCACCCGGTACATGTTGATGACCCAGATCAAACCCGGCTCGGTGGTGCTGTTCCACGACACCTACTCGTCCACCGTCGATCTCGTGCAGCAGTTCATCCCGGTGCTCAAGGCCAACGACTACCACCTGGTGACGGTCAGCCACCTGCTCGGCCCCCGGGAGCCCGGCACGAGCTACGGCAGCCGCGAGAACGGCCCGCCCGTCAACGGTCTGCAGGACATCCCGCCGGCCAACATTCCGACGCTGCCGCCCACGCCGTCGCCGCCTCCCATGCCGAACTTCCCGATCACCGACATTCCCGGTGCCAACTCCGGTGGGGTCAACAACGGGGCGTGA
- a CDS encoding Acg family FMN-binding oxidoreductase, which translates to MPDTMFDSATITTAVQLASRAPSLHNTQPWRWVYTGEALQLYLDPERVVRSTDRSAREAVISCGVMLDHVVVAMAAAGWATGVERFPDPNHPDHLATLQFSPLGFVTDAHRRRADAILARRTDRLPMAAPADWESFEPLLRAWLAAGPVHLDVLTDEMRPQLAEAAMLSESLRLYDSGYHADLAWWTTPFATTDGIPQSALVSAAESDRVAVSRAFPVTAHTDRRPAIGDDVARIVVLSTDGYSRADALDCGEALSQVLLESTMAGLATCPVSQVTELHASRDIVANLIGRDACPQVLVRIGLAPALDDVPPPTPRRPVSDFLTIA; encoded by the coding sequence ATGCCCGACACCATGTTCGACAGCGCCACCATCACCACAGCCGTCCAGCTGGCCTCGCGCGCACCGTCGTTGCACAACACCCAGCCGTGGCGCTGGGTGTACACCGGCGAGGCCTTGCAGCTGTACCTCGATCCGGAACGCGTGGTGCGTTCCACGGACCGGTCGGCGCGTGAGGCGGTCATCAGCTGCGGCGTGATGCTCGACCACGTCGTGGTCGCGATGGCCGCCGCGGGCTGGGCCACCGGCGTCGAGCGGTTCCCCGACCCCAATCACCCCGATCACCTGGCGACCCTGCAGTTCAGTCCGCTCGGTTTCGTGACCGACGCACACCGCAGGCGCGCCGACGCGATCCTGGCGCGCCGCACGGACCGGCTGCCGATGGCCGCGCCAGCCGATTGGGAGTCCTTCGAACCGTTGCTGCGGGCCTGGCTGGCCGCGGGTCCGGTGCATCTCGACGTGCTGACCGACGAGATGCGTCCGCAGCTGGCCGAGGCCGCCATGCTCAGTGAGTCTTTGCGCCTCTACGACTCCGGATACCACGCCGATCTTGCTTGGTGGACAACGCCTTTCGCTACAACCGACGGCATTCCGCAGAGCGCGTTGGTGTCCGCGGCGGAAAGCGACCGCGTCGCGGTGTCCCGGGCGTTTCCGGTGACCGCTCACACCGACCGCCGGCCGGCCATCGGCGACGACGTCGCGCGCATCGTCGTGCTGTCCACCGACGGCTACAGCCGCGCTGATGCGTTGGACTGCGGCGAAGCACTGTCGCAGGTGCTGCTCGAGAGCACGATGGCAGGCCTGGCGACCTGCCCGGTGTCCCAGGTGACCGAGCTGCACGCCAGCCGTGACATCGTCGCCAACCTGATCGGGCGAGACGCCTGCCCGCAGGTACTGGTACGGATCGGGCTGGCACCCGCACTCGACGATGTGCCGCCGCCCACCCCGCGTCGGCCCGTCAGCGACTTCCTCACCATCGCATAG
- the dosR gene encoding hypoxia response regulator transcription factor DosR/DevR — translation MIRVFLVDDHEVVRRGLIDLLSADPELEVIGEADSVAQALARVPASAPDVAVLDVRLPDGNGIELCRELLSRMPDLRCLILTSFTSDEAMLDAILAGASGYVVKDIKGMELAQAIKDVGAGRSLLDNRAAAALMAKLRHDAEHADPLSGLTQQERVLLELLGEGLTNKQIAARMFLAEKTVKNYVSRLLAKLGMERRTQAAVFVSKLDRPG, via the coding sequence ATGATCAGAGTCTTCCTGGTCGACGACCACGAGGTGGTGCGCCGCGGCCTGATCGATCTGCTCAGCGCCGACCCGGAGCTGGAAGTGATCGGTGAGGCGGACTCGGTGGCGCAGGCGCTGGCCCGGGTGCCCGCGAGCGCACCCGATGTCGCGGTGCTCGATGTGCGGCTCCCCGACGGCAACGGCATCGAGCTGTGCCGGGAACTGTTGTCGCGCATGCCGGATCTGCGGTGTCTGATACTGACGTCGTTCACCTCCGACGAGGCCATGCTGGATGCAATTCTTGCCGGCGCCAGCGGCTATGTGGTCAAGGACATCAAAGGTATGGAGCTCGCACAGGCCATCAAGGACGTCGGGGCCGGCCGGTCGTTGCTGGACAACCGCGCTGCTGCGGCGTTGATGGCCAAACTTCGTCACGACGCCGAGCACGCCGATCCGTTGTCGGGGCTGACTCAGCAGGAACGGGTGCTGCTCGAGCTGCTCGGCGAGGGCCTGACCAACAAGCAGATCGCGGCCAGGATGTTCCTCGCCGAAAAGACGGTCAAGAACTATGTGTCCCGGCTGCTGGCCAAGCTCGGCATGGAGCGTCGGACTCAGGCTGCGGTCTTCGTCTCCAAACTCGACCGTCCCGGCTAG
- a CDS encoding GAF domain-containing sensor histidine kinase gives MTDDLRGTLSQLRLRELLTEVQDRVEQILTGRDRIDGLVEAMLAVTSGLELDVTLSTIVHTAIQLVDARYGALGVRGEGHELTQFVNEGIDDAMRETIGHLPEGRGVLGVLIDDPKPIRLDDIRLHPASVGFPPNHPPMRTFLGVPVRIRDEVFGNLYLTDKTTGQPFSEDDEVLVQALAAAAGIAVENARLYEQSRARQAWIAATRDIGTELLGGTDPARVFRLVADEALKLTGADGTVVAVPADAEADRGDVAALMVAATAGTMRDCGAESIPVTGTAVGEVFRAGTPQRPDVFELCGFTGPALVLPLRATDTVAGVLVALRTEGGRAFTDEQMDMAAAFADQAALAWQLASSQRRVQELEILSDRERIARDLHDHVIQRLFAVGLSLQATIPRARSTDVQQRLTDSVDDLQAVIQEIRTAIFDLHGRSAGTTRLRQRLDEVLTQFAGSGLHTTTQFVGPLSVVDAVLADHAEAVLLEAVSNAVRHAAATELVVRVEVADDLSITVTDNGRGITGAVTESGLANLRDRAEASGGQLRIENRSGGGTVVCWTAPLPA, from the coding sequence GTGACCGACGATCTGCGAGGAACCCTCTCGCAGTTGCGATTGCGCGAATTGCTCACCGAGGTCCAAGACCGGGTCGAGCAGATACTGACCGGCCGCGACCGTATCGACGGACTGGTCGAGGCGATGCTGGCGGTCACCTCGGGCCTCGAACTCGATGTCACGCTGAGCACCATCGTGCACACCGCGATCCAGTTGGTCGACGCGCGTTACGGCGCTCTCGGGGTGCGCGGTGAAGGCCATGAGTTGACCCAGTTCGTCAACGAGGGCATCGACGACGCCATGCGGGAGACGATCGGCCACCTGCCCGAAGGTCGCGGCGTGCTCGGCGTGCTGATCGACGATCCGAAACCCATTCGGCTCGACGACATCCGGCTGCATCCGGCGTCAGTGGGCTTCCCGCCGAATCACCCGCCGATGCGCACCTTCCTCGGTGTTCCGGTCCGCATCCGCGACGAGGTGTTCGGCAATCTCTATCTCACCGACAAGACCACCGGCCAACCGTTCAGCGAGGACGACGAGGTGCTGGTGCAGGCGCTCGCAGCGGCGGCGGGCATCGCCGTCGAGAACGCCCGGCTCTACGAACAGTCAAGGGCCCGGCAAGCGTGGATCGCGGCCACCCGCGACATCGGCACGGAGTTGCTCGGCGGTACCGACCCGGCCAGGGTTTTCCGGCTGGTGGCCGACGAGGCACTCAAGCTGACCGGCGCCGACGGCACGGTCGTCGCCGTGCCCGCCGACGCCGAGGCCGATCGCGGCGACGTCGCCGCGCTCATGGTGGCTGCCACCGCGGGGACGATGCGTGACTGCGGTGCCGAGTCGATCCCGGTGACGGGGACGGCGGTGGGCGAGGTCTTTCGCGCGGGCACACCGCAGCGTCCCGATGTGTTCGAGCTGTGCGGATTCACCGGGCCTGCGCTGGTATTGCCGCTGCGCGCCACCGACACCGTGGCGGGCGTCCTGGTGGCACTGCGCACCGAGGGCGGCCGCGCCTTCACCGACGAGCAGATGGACATGGCCGCGGCGTTCGCCGACCAGGCCGCGCTGGCCTGGCAGCTGGCCAGCTCGCAGCGTCGGGTGCAGGAACTGGAGATCCTCTCCGACCGTGAGCGCATCGCGCGTGATCTGCACGACCATGTGATCCAGCGGCTCTTCGCGGTGGGATTGTCGCTGCAGGCGACCATTCCGCGGGCCCGCTCGACGGACGTGCAGCAGCGGCTGACCGACAGCGTGGATGATCTGCAGGCGGTCATCCAGGAAATCCGCACCGCCATCTTCGACCTGCACGGGCGTTCGGCAGGCACGACGCGGCTGCGGCAACGGCTCGATGAGGTGTTGACGCAGTTCGCCGGCAGTGGTCTGCACACCACCACGCAGTTCGTCGGCCCGCTCTCGGTTGTCGACGCGGTGCTCGCCGACCACGCCGAGGCGGTGCTGCTGGAGGCCGTCAGCAATGCGGTAAGGCACGCCGCGGCAACCGAACTCGTCGTGCGCGTTGAGGTGGCCGACGATCTGAGCATCACGGTGACCGACAACGGCAGGGGGATCACCGGTGCGGTGACCGAGAGCGGGCTGGCGAATCTGCGTGACCGGGCCGAGGCCTCCGGTGGGCAGTTGCGCATCGAAAACCGTTCCGGCGGCGGCACAGTGGTGTGCTGGACGGCACCGCTGCCTGCCTAG
- the fdxA gene encoding ferredoxin, producing MPYVIGTACVDVMHKACVLQCPVDCIYEGARSLYINPDECVDCGACRLECDAGAIYYETDLPDDQLPHLADNAAFFSETLPGRDAPLGSPGGAAALGRLGVDTPLVSALTPRHFPDAETLRT from the coding sequence ATGCCGTACGTGATCGGAACAGCATGCGTCGACGTCATGCACAAAGCTTGTGTCCTGCAATGCCCGGTGGACTGCATCTACGAGGGCGCCCGGTCCCTCTATATCAATCCCGACGAGTGCGTGGATTGCGGTGCGTGCCGGCTCGAGTGTGATGCGGGGGCGATCTACTACGAAACCGATCTTCCCGACGACCAGCTACCGCATCTGGCCGACAACGCCGCATTCTTCAGTGAGACCTTGCCGGGCCGGGACGCACCGCTCGGATCTCCCGGCGGCGCCGCCGCACTCGGTCGGCTGGGCGTGGACACGCCACTGGTGAGTGCCCTGACACCACGACACTTCCCGGACGCCGAGACGCTGCGAACCTAG
- a CDS encoding class II fumarate hydratase, which yields MSADSAVEGEFRIEHDTMGEVRVPINALWRAQTQRAVENFPISFRGLERTQIRALGLLKAACAQVNKDLGLLAPEKADAIIAAAGEIADGLHDDQFPIDVFQTGSGTSSNMNTNEVIASIAARDGVTVHPNDDVNMSQSSNDTFPTATHIAATEAAVRHLIPALEVLHASLAAKAKQWRTTVKSGRTHLMDAVPVTLGQEFGGYARQIEAGIERVKATLPRLGELAIGGTAVGTGLNAPDGFGAKVVEVLVNETGLAELRTAVDSFEAQAARDGLVEASGALRTIAVSLTKIANDVRWMGSGPLTGLGEIQLPDLQPGSSIMPGKVNPVLPEAVTQVACQVVGNDAAIAMGGASGAFELNVYIPMMARNLLESFTLLSNVSRLFAERCIDGLVANEAHLRELAESSPSIVTPLNSAIGYEEAAKVAKQALKEKKTIRQTVIDRGLLGDKLSEAELDKRLDVLAMAKVKDGQ from the coding sequence ATGTCCGCCGACAGCGCAGTCGAAGGTGAATTCCGAATCGAGCACGACACCATGGGCGAAGTCCGGGTGCCGATCAACGCCCTGTGGCGGGCTCAGACCCAACGGGCGGTCGAGAACTTCCCGATCTCGTTCCGCGGGCTGGAGCGCACGCAGATCCGGGCGCTGGGACTGCTCAAGGCCGCGTGTGCGCAGGTGAACAAGGACCTGGGCCTGCTGGCACCGGAGAAGGCAGACGCGATCATCGCCGCGGCCGGGGAGATCGCCGACGGCCTGCACGACGACCAGTTCCCCATCGACGTGTTCCAGACCGGTTCGGGCACCAGCTCGAACATGAACACCAACGAGGTGATCGCGTCGATCGCGGCGCGCGACGGTGTGACGGTGCACCCGAACGACGACGTGAACATGTCGCAGAGCTCCAATGACACGTTCCCGACCGCCACGCACATCGCGGCAACGGAAGCCGCTGTGCGCCATCTGATTCCGGCACTCGAGGTGCTCCACGCATCGTTGGCCGCCAAGGCCAAGCAGTGGCGGACCACGGTGAAGTCGGGCCGCACGCACCTGATGGACGCCGTGCCGGTGACGCTGGGCCAGGAGTTCGGCGGTTATGCACGCCAGATCGAAGCCGGCATCGAGCGGGTCAAGGCGACGCTGCCCCGCCTGGGTGAGCTGGCCATCGGCGGCACCGCAGTGGGCACCGGCCTCAACGCGCCCGACGGTTTCGGCGCCAAAGTGGTCGAGGTGCTGGTCAACGAAACCGGCCTTGCCGAATTGCGAACTGCCGTCGACTCTTTCGAGGCTCAAGCGGCGCGCGACGGGTTGGTCGAAGCTTCGGGCGCACTGCGCACCATCGCGGTGTCGCTGACCAAGATCGCCAACGACGTGCGCTGGATGGGCTCGGGGCCGCTGACCGGGCTCGGCGAGATCCAGCTGCCGGACCTGCAGCCGGGCAGCTCGATCATGCCGGGCAAGGTCAATCCTGTTCTGCCCGAGGCGGTTACCCAGGTGGCCTGCCAGGTGGTCGGCAACGACGCGGCCATCGCCATGGGCGGGGCGTCGGGTGCATTCGAGCTCAACGTCTACATCCCGATGATGGCGCGCAACCTGCTGGAGTCATTCACGCTGCTGTCCAACGTGTCTCGACTCTTCGCCGAGCGCTGCATCGACGGCCTGGTGGCCAACGAGGCGCACCTGCGCGAGCTCGCGGAGTCCTCGCCGTCCATCGTGACGCCGCTGAACTCGGCGATCGGTTACGAAGAAGCCGCCAAGGTCGCCAAGCAGGCACTCAAGGAGAAGAAGACCATCCGGCAGACCGTGATCGACCGCGGCCTGCTCGGCGACAAGCTCTCGGAAGCCGAACTCGACAAGCGCCTCGACGTTCTCGCCATGGCGAAAGTCAAGGACGGCCAGTAA
- the glpX gene encoding class II fructose-bisphosphatase, which produces MSPTRGEAPDRNLALELVRVTEAGAMAAGRWVGRGDKERGDGAAVDAMRELVNSVSMRGVVVIGEGEKDNAPMLYNGEEVGNGDGPNCDFAVDPVDGTTLLSKGLPNAISVLAVAERGAMFDPSAVFYMNKIAVGPEAAEAIDICAPIGENIRKVAKAKRLSVEDVTVCILDRPRHEQLMADVRDAGARIRLITDGDVAGAIAACRPNSGTDILAGIGGTPEGIIAAAAIRCMGGAIQAKLAPKDDAERQKAIDRGYDLDAVLVTEQLVSGENVFFCATGVTDGDLLRGVRYASGGCTTQSIVMRSKSGTVRMIEAYHRLSKLNEYSAIDFIGDAAAVRPLP; this is translated from the coding sequence ATGAGTCCCACTCGCGGCGAAGCCCCGGATCGCAACCTTGCCCTTGAACTCGTCCGGGTAACCGAGGCGGGAGCGATGGCCGCAGGCAGGTGGGTCGGCCGCGGCGACAAAGAACGCGGTGACGGCGCCGCCGTCGACGCCATGCGCGAGCTGGTCAACTCGGTCTCCATGCGCGGCGTCGTGGTGATCGGCGAGGGCGAGAAGGACAACGCCCCGATGCTCTACAACGGCGAGGAAGTCGGCAACGGCGACGGCCCCAACTGCGACTTCGCCGTCGACCCGGTCGACGGCACCACCCTTCTGAGCAAGGGTCTGCCCAACGCCATCTCCGTGCTCGCCGTCGCCGAACGCGGCGCGATGTTCGACCCGTCGGCCGTCTTCTACATGAACAAGATCGCCGTCGGCCCCGAAGCCGCCGAGGCCATCGACATCTGCGCCCCCATCGGCGAGAACATCCGCAAGGTCGCCAAAGCCAAGCGCCTTTCGGTCGAGGACGTGACGGTCTGCATCCTCGACCGGCCACGCCACGAGCAGCTGATGGCCGACGTTCGCGATGCCGGCGCCCGGATCCGGCTGATCACCGACGGCGACGTCGCCGGCGCGATCGCAGCCTGCCGGCCCAACTCGGGCACCGACATCCTCGCAGGCATCGGCGGCACGCCCGAGGGCATCATCGCCGCGGCCGCCATCCGCTGCATGGGTGGCGCGATCCAGGCCAAATTGGCCCCCAAGGACGACGCCGAGCGGCAGAAGGCCATCGACCGGGGCTATGACCTCGACGCGGTGCTGGTCACCGAGCAGTTGGTGTCCGGCGAGAACGTCTTCTTCTGTGCCACCGGCGTGACCGACGGTGACCTGCTCCGGGGTGTGCGCTACGCCAGCGGCGGCTGCACCACGCAGTCGATCGTCATGCGGTCCAAGTCCGGCACCGTCCGGATGATCGAGGCCTACCACCGGCTCTCCAAGCTCAACGAGTACTCCGCCATCGATTTCATCGGTGACGCGGCCGCCGTCCGTCCCCTGCCGTAA
- a CDS encoding DUF4245 domain-containing protein, producing the protein MTTQPTPVPKAAKSRLLQDGRDMFWSMAPLVLACIVLAGMLGMCSLATDGPGRGPAPVYDAAAGLRADADALKIPLRVPQLPAGWQANSGSRGSIDGGMTLPDGQRGRAVWSRVGYLTPIGAYLSLTQSNADETALVSSIKAGGYPSGTQNVDGVTWVVYESESPESVWTTRLPGPVQIAITGAGGTDEYRTLAEATQKQSPLPVKR; encoded by the coding sequence ATGACCACCCAGCCCACCCCGGTTCCGAAGGCGGCAAAGTCGCGCTTGCTGCAGGACGGCCGGGACATGTTCTGGTCGATGGCGCCGCTGGTACTGGCGTGTATCGTCCTCGCAGGCATGCTCGGCATGTGCTCGCTGGCGACCGACGGACCTGGCCGCGGTCCCGCGCCGGTGTACGACGCCGCGGCTGGGCTGCGTGCCGACGCCGACGCCCTCAAGATCCCGCTGCGGGTTCCTCAACTGCCTGCCGGCTGGCAGGCCAATTCCGGTAGCCGCGGCAGCATCGACGGTGGGATGACCCTGCCCGACGGGCAGCGCGGTCGGGCGGTGTGGTCCCGGGTCGGCTACCTCACACCCATCGGGGCTTACCTGAGCCTGACCCAGAGCAACGCCGACGAAACGGCGTTGGTGTCCTCGATCAAGGCGGGCGGGTATCCGTCGGGAACCCAGAACGTCGACGGCGTGACCTGGGTGGTCTACGAGAGCGAGAGCCCCGAGTCGGTGTGGACGACGCGCCTGCCCGGTCCGGTGCAGATCGCGATCACGGGAGCCGGTGGTACGGATGAGTACCGTACGCTGGCGGAGGCGACGCAGAAGCAGTCGCCACTTCCCGTCAAGCGATAA
- a CDS encoding dienelactone hydrolase family protein, translated as MTAPEADLTGWTVAPFSAADQTYDVYRKGEGPGVVLIPEIPGLHPGVLALGNHLVDNGFTVAAPSLFGTPGAPAVRPGAVPVMMKACVTKEFAAFATNADRPVAHYLRALARDLNAGTPGKGVGVIGQCFTGGFALAAAVDDSVLAPVLSQPSAPIALTAKMRRDPGLSEEELKIIEQRAATDGLCALGLRFSEDRLAPGARFGTLKSRLGDAFEVIEIDSKKGNSHGISPMAHSVLTDQVREVDGHPAYEARKRVVEFLKTRLTAA; from the coding sequence ATGACCGCACCAGAAGCTGATCTCACCGGTTGGACCGTCGCCCCGTTCTCGGCGGCCGATCAGACCTACGACGTGTACCGCAAAGGGGAGGGGCCGGGCGTCGTCCTGATCCCGGAAATCCCCGGCCTGCATCCCGGCGTGCTGGCGCTGGGCAATCACCTGGTGGACAACGGCTTCACCGTCGCCGCCCCGTCACTGTTCGGCACCCCGGGGGCGCCCGCGGTGCGTCCGGGCGCCGTCCCGGTGATGATGAAAGCCTGTGTGACAAAGGAATTCGCGGCCTTTGCGACCAACGCCGACCGGCCCGTCGCGCACTATCTACGGGCGCTGGCGCGGGATCTCAACGCAGGCACACCCGGTAAGGGTGTCGGTGTGATCGGGCAGTGCTTCACCGGTGGGTTCGCGCTGGCCGCCGCCGTCGACGACAGTGTGCTGGCCCCGGTGCTGAGCCAGCCGTCGGCGCCGATCGCGCTCACCGCGAAGATGCGCCGCGATCCCGGGCTGTCCGAGGAGGAGCTCAAGATCATCGAGCAACGAGCCGCCACCGACGGTCTGTGTGCGCTCGGCCTGCGCTTCAGCGAGGACCGCTTGGCGCCCGGTGCGCGGTTCGGGACGCTCAAGTCGCGGCTCGGCGATGCGTTCGAGGTCATCGAGATCGACTCGAAAAAGGGCAATTCGCATGGGATTTCGCCGATGGCCCACTCGGTGCTCACGGACCAGGTCCGGGAGGTCGACGGGCATCCGGCCTACGAAGCGCGCAAGCGGGTGGTCGAGTTCCTCAAGACTCGTCTGACGGCGGCGTAG